A genomic window from Flavobacterium phycosphaerae includes:
- a CDS encoding CoA-acylating methylmalonate-semialdehyde dehydrogenase: protein MKYSAIQNYINGRFVPSSTTQTLNVISPLDGSFLSTVPLSAAKDLDDAVKAAEAAFPAWSKTPIKERVQVFFRYKTLLEKNLKELAELCSEENGKTYGESVAEIEKCIELTEFATSLPQLITGELLEVSKGVECRTEHVPLGVVASIVPFNFPSMVPNWTIPNAIALGNCMIIKPSEKVPLSCGRLAELLKEAGLPDGVFNVVHGGVDMVNAICDHPKIEAVSFVGSTKVAKIVYQRSTQNLKRCLALGGAKNHLMVLPDAIPDMTAQNVAASMSGCAGQRCMAASAMVGVGAIDHIVAKICDEALKIVPGQNLGAVIDAASQERIESYITQAEKDGAKILVDGRNTKVAGKEKGTYVGPTVIDFVTPDMSVAREEIFGPVISIIRTNTVDEALAIENKNPYGNAASVFTQNGGMARYIIDKASAGMIGVNVGVPVPREPFSFGGWNESKFGVGDITGKSSIEFWTKLKKSTVKWNAEAGVNWMS from the coding sequence ATGAAATATTCAGCAATTCAGAATTACATCAATGGACGGTTCGTTCCATCTTCCACAACACAAACTTTAAATGTTATCTCTCCCTTAGACGGGAGTTTTTTATCTACAGTCCCTTTATCCGCTGCCAAAGATTTAGACGATGCTGTGAAAGCAGCCGAAGCGGCATTTCCGGCTTGGAGCAAAACACCCATTAAGGAACGAGTTCAGGTTTTCTTTCGATATAAAACCTTATTAGAAAAAAACCTAAAAGAACTCGCAGAACTATGCAGTGAAGAAAACGGAAAGACTTACGGCGAATCCGTAGCCGAAATTGAAAAATGTATCGAGCTAACTGAGTTTGCCACCTCATTACCACAATTAATTACAGGAGAATTATTAGAAGTAAGCAAAGGTGTAGAATGCAGAACCGAACATGTGCCGTTGGGCGTTGTGGCTTCAATAGTACCGTTCAATTTCCCTTCAATGGTTCCGAATTGGACTATTCCAAACGCGATTGCTCTAGGCAACTGTATGATTATAAAACCTTCAGAAAAAGTGCCGTTGAGCTGTGGTCGTTTGGCCGAATTATTAAAAGAAGCCGGACTTCCGGATGGAGTGTTCAATGTGGTTCACGGTGGTGTTGATATGGTTAATGCCATTTGTGACCATCCAAAAATTGAAGCAGTTTCTTTTGTAGGTTCTACTAAAGTGGCGAAGATTGTTTACCAACGCTCGACTCAAAATTTAAAAAGATGCTTGGCCTTAGGCGGTGCCAAAAACCACTTAATGGTATTACCGGATGCTATTCCGGATATGACGGCTCAAAACGTGGCAGCGTCAATGTCGGGTTGTGCCGGTCAACGTTGTATGGCCGCTTCGGCTATGGTAGGCGTTGGAGCTATTGACCATATCGTAGCCAAAATTTGTGACGAAGCCCTCAAAATAGTTCCGGGGCAAAACTTAGGAGCAGTTATCGATGCCGCTTCACAAGAGCGTATTGAAAGTTATATTACCCAAGCCGAAAAAGACGGTGCCAAAATATTAGTTGACGGAAGAAACACCAAAGTGGCCGGAAAAGAAAAAGGGACTTATGTAGGGCCAACAGTTATCGACTTTGTAACACCCGATATGAGTGTAGCTCGTGAAGAAATCTTCGGACCGGTAATCTCAATCATCCGAACCAATACGGTGGACGAAGCTTTAGCTATCGAAAACAAAAATCCATACGGAAATGCCGCAAGTGTATTCACTCAAAACGGTGGAATGGCACGTTACATCATTGACAAGGCCAGTGCCGGTATGATTGGCGTAAATGTGGGTGTTCCGGTGCCGAGAGAACCGTTCAGTTTTGGCGGTTGGAACGAAAGTAAATTCGGTGTAGGCGACATCACCGGAAAAAGCTCTATTGAGTTTTGGACCAAATTAAAGAAAAGCACCGTGAAATGGAATGCCGAAGCGGGCGTGAACTGGATGAGTTAA
- a CDS encoding M20 family metallo-hydrolase, protein MKINSSRLQQHFEAMSLIGKIGETGTCRPAHTELEKQGFEIAGSWMKEAGMSVRIDNFGNLIGRLEGKNPDLPVLMMGSHLDSQPYGGRFDGVAGVLCAIEVVKTLHDNGIVPERPIEVISFADEEGWRFNKGLFGSRGILGKLEEGELERTDAAGITRAKALKDFGCDITKFKESEYKQGSIFCFLELHIEQGPILDLAHKPIGVVSGISGPLWWTVKLKGMAGHTGSVPMPIRKDALVGAAEIIVAVNEIATQVPGNPTVGTVGTLNIFPASRNIIPEEVTFTVDLRDIDLDRRNRYEKQLRDKIDSICAKHKLTYEISEDTKSDPRYCADWIKEIIHAECQKLQLDEIELMSGPFHDALALSYACDYGMIFVRCKDGISHNPLEYSSYEDLAIGANVMLGTVIKILEK, encoded by the coding sequence ATGAAAATTAATTCTTCTCGATTACAACAACACTTCGAAGCCATGAGTCTGATTGGCAAAATTGGAGAAACGGGTACATGCCGTCCTGCACACACCGAATTGGAAAAGCAAGGATTTGAAATCGCCGGTTCATGGATGAAGGAAGCCGGAATGTCGGTTCGCATTGATAATTTCGGGAATCTTATCGGAAGACTGGAAGGAAAAAATCCCGATTTACCGGTTTTAATGATGGGCTCACATCTCGATTCTCAGCCTTATGGAGGAAGATTTGATGGAGTAGCGGGCGTATTGTGTGCTATTGAAGTGGTGAAAACATTACATGACAATGGCATTGTTCCGGAGCGACCAATCGAAGTGATTTCGTTTGCCGATGAAGAAGGGTGGCGCTTTAATAAAGGCTTATTTGGTTCACGAGGTATTCTTGGAAAACTGGAAGAAGGTGAATTAGAACGTACCGATGCAGCCGGAATCACTCGAGCAAAAGCATTAAAAGACTTTGGTTGCGACATCACTAAATTTAAGGAATCAGAATATAAACAAGGAAGCATTTTTTGCTTTTTGGAACTGCATATTGAACAAGGGCCAATTTTAGATTTGGCACATAAACCAATAGGAGTAGTTTCCGGAATTTCGGGACCGCTTTGGTGGACGGTTAAGTTAAAAGGAATGGCAGGACATACCGGTTCTGTTCCTATGCCGATTCGTAAAGATGCTTTAGTAGGTGCTGCAGAAATTATTGTGGCCGTTAATGAAATTGCTACACAAGTTCCCGGAAATCCAACCGTGGGAACGGTGGGAACGTTGAACATTTTCCCGGCATCGAGAAATATCATTCCGGAAGAAGTGACCTTTACCGTTGATTTACGTGACATCGATTTAGACAGAAGAAACCGTTATGAGAAACAATTGCGTGACAAAATTGATTCGATTTGTGCCAAACATAAACTGACTTACGAAATATCAGAAGACACTAAAAGTGACCCAAGATACTGTGCTGATTGGATTAAAGAAATCATTCATGCCGAATGTCAAAAACTGCAATTGGATGAAATCGAACTGATGAGCGGCCCTTTCCATGATGCGCTGGCGTTATCCTATGCTTGTGATTACGGGATGATATTCGTGCGTTGTAAAGATGGGATTAGTCACAATCCGCTAGAGTATTCCTCCTATGAAGATTTAGCTATTGGTGCCAATGTAATGTTGGGAACCGTTATCAAAATCTTAGAAAAATAA
- a CDS encoding FAD-dependent oxidoreductase yields the protein MSIKNNRLTPAEYQENFTDIHPPFETRDAAVVEANRCLFCYDPPCMKSCPTSINVPKFIRQITTDNLKGSAHTIFSSNIMGAGCSKVCPVEKLCEGACVYNLMHETPINIAKLQRYSTEKAMENKWQLFDRKPSKGKKVAVIGAGPAGLSCAHTLSREGIDVTIYEKEAKGGGLMTYGIAAYKVTLNSVKMR from the coding sequence ATGAGCATAAAAAATAACCGATTAACCCCTGCTGAGTATCAGGAAAATTTCACCGATATTCATCCGCCATTTGAAACCAGAGATGCCGCTGTGGTGGAAGCCAACCGTTGTTTGTTTTGTTACGATCCGCCCTGTATGAAGTCGTGTCCAACCTCCATCAACGTGCCTAAATTCATCCGACAAATTACAACCGATAACCTTAAAGGTTCAGCGCATACTATATTTTCTTCCAATATTATGGGAGCCGGATGTAGTAAAGTGTGTCCGGTAGAAAAACTATGTGAAGGAGCTTGTGTCTATAATTTGATGCATGAAACGCCAATCAATATCGCCAAATTGCAACGCTACTCTACCGAAAAAGCGATGGAAAACAAGTGGCAATTATTCGATAGAAAACCTTCAAAAGGCAAAAAAGTGGCTGTTATAGGAGCCGGACCTGCCGGATTGAGCTGTGCTCATACACTAAGCCGCGAAGGAATCGATGTAACAATTTATGAAAAAGAAGCTAAAGGAGGCGGACTCATGACTTATGGAATTGCCGCCTATAAGGTAACCCTGAATTCTGTGAAGATGAGGTGA
- a CDS encoding nitrilase-related carbon-nitrogen hydrolase yields the protein MARIVKSGLIQLSLAKTEGEGTIPEIMEAMVQKHIPYIEEAGRQGVQILCFQEIFNTPYFCPGQDSAWYASAESVPGPTTERMAEYAKKYDMVIIVPVYEKDQAGVLYNTAAVIDADGTYLGKYRKNHIPQTGGFWEKYFFKPGNLGYPVFQTKYAKVGVYICYDRHFPDGARCLGLNGAEIVYNPSATTVGQSQNLWKLEQPAHAVANGYFMGCINRVGIEKPWNLGRFYGTSYFVNPLGEIFACASEDKDELLVAEFDLDLIEQIRSKWQFYRDRRPETYGEITAP from the coding sequence ATGGCAAGAATTGTAAAATCAGGCTTAATCCAATTGAGTTTAGCCAAAACGGAAGGTGAAGGCACCATTCCAGAAATCATGGAAGCCATGGTGCAAAAGCACATTCCCTATATTGAAGAGGCCGGAAGACAAGGGGTTCAGATTCTGTGTTTTCAGGAGATTTTCAATACGCCCTATTTCTGTCCCGGGCAAGACAGTGCTTGGTATGCTTCTGCTGAATCGGTCCCCGGTCCAACTACTGAGCGAATGGCTGAGTATGCCAAGAAGTACGATATGGTGATTATAGTTCCGGTTTATGAAAAAGACCAAGCCGGGGTGTTGTACAACACCGCAGCAGTAATTGATGCAGACGGAACCTATTTAGGTAAATACCGTAAAAATCACATTCCGCAGACAGGAGGTTTTTGGGAGAAATACTTCTTTAAACCGGGGAATTTAGGATACCCTGTTTTCCAAACCAAGTATGCCAAAGTGGGTGTTTACATTTGCTATGATAGACATTTTCCTGATGGAGCACGTTGCCTTGGATTAAACGGAGCTGAAATTGTTTACAATCCATCGGCCACCACAGTGGGCCAATCTCAAAACTTATGGAAACTCGAACAACCGGCTCATGCCGTAGCGAATGGGTATTTCATGGGCTGCATCAACCGTGTGGGGATAGAAAAACCATGGAACCTGGGGCGCTTTTACGGCACCTCCTATTTTGTAAATCCGTTAGGAGAAATTTTTGCTTGTGCTTCTGAAGATAAAGATGAACTGCTAGTAGCTGAATTCGATTTGGACTTGATTGAACAAATCAGAAGCAAGTGGCAATTTTACCGAGACCGAAGACCGGAAACTTACGGAGAAATAACAGCCCCTTAA
- a CDS encoding NCS1 family nucleobase:cation symporter-1 has translation MSENLNHTNSSLYSEDLAPVSNEKRTWTTWNYAALWISMSLCIPTYMLSSSLIEGGMNWWQAILTIFLGNTIVLIPMILNGHAGAKYGIPFPVFARASFGTIGANIPAMLRAIVACGWFGIQTWIGGFAIYQMVRLWIPSIETLPQVFPDSWGLQTGPAICFFLFWLLNMYVVYLGVESIRKLLVFKAIFLPVAALALLFWAISAAHGLGPILETHSKFTNSVDFFHFFFPALTGMVGFWATLSLNIPDFTRYATSQSAQIKGQIYGLPTSMTLFAFVGVVVTSATTIVFGTTIWDPVILAGKFDSKLLVSIAMIAVAISTLATNIAANIVSPANDFANLSPSKIDFRKGGYITGIIGIMIFPWKLIADPTGYIFTWLVGYSSLLGPVGGIMIVDYYFIRKQTLIVDDLYNKKGIYSFSGGFNTKAIWALLLGIIPNVPGFLLTIKVVDTTVFPEWISGLYHYAWFVGFGISGIVYWILMKNKE, from the coding sequence ATGTCCGAAAACCTAAATCATACAAACTCGTCTTTGTATAGTGAAGACTTGGCTCCGGTATCTAACGAAAAAAGAACCTGGACCACTTGGAATTATGCTGCACTTTGGATCAGCATGAGTCTTTGTATTCCGACCTATATGTTGTCGAGTTCGTTGATTGAAGGCGGGATGAATTGGTGGCAGGCTATTTTAACAATATTCTTAGGCAATACAATCGTTTTAATTCCAATGATTTTAAACGGTCATGCGGGAGCTAAATACGGAATCCCGTTTCCGGTATTTGCCAGAGCCAGTTTCGGAACTATAGGAGCCAATATTCCGGCTATGCTGAGAGCTATTGTTGCTTGCGGTTGGTTTGGAATTCAAACCTGGATTGGAGGTTTCGCCATTTATCAAATGGTACGTCTTTGGATACCAAGTATTGAAACATTACCACAAGTCTTTCCGGATTCTTGGGGATTACAAACAGGACCGGCAATTTGCTTTTTCTTGTTTTGGTTGTTGAATATGTATGTAGTGTATTTGGGAGTGGAGAGCATCCGAAAGTTGTTGGTTTTTAAGGCTATCTTTTTACCGGTGGCTGCTTTGGCTCTTTTGTTTTGGGCTATCAGTGCAGCGCATGGTTTAGGACCTATATTAGAAACCCATTCTAAGTTTACCAACTCCGTTGACTTTTTCCATTTCTTCTTTCCGGCACTGACAGGAATGGTAGGGTTTTGGGCAACCTTATCTTTAAACATTCCTGATTTCACCAGATATGCTACGTCACAGAGCGCCCAAATCAAAGGACAGATTTATGGGCTGCCTACCTCGATGACATTATTCGCTTTTGTAGGGGTGGTAGTGACTTCGGCAACCACCATTGTTTTTGGAACAACGATCTGGGATCCGGTTATATTGGCTGGAAAATTTGATAGTAAACTATTGGTAAGCATTGCCATGATTGCCGTAGCCATCTCAACATTGGCCACCAATATTGCCGCTAATATTGTGAGCCCGGCCAATGACTTTGCGAATTTATCTCCCTCTAAAATTGATTTCAGAAAAGGCGGTTATATAACAGGAATTATTGGGATTATGATTTTCCCATGGAAACTAATTGCTGACCCTACAGGGTATATTTTCACGTGGTTGGTAGGCTATTCCAGTTTACTCGGACCCGTTGGAGGTATTATGATAGTCGATTATTATTTCATCCGCAAACAAACACTGATTGTGGATGATTTGTATAATAAAAAAGGAATATACAGTTTTTCAGGTGGATTTAATACTAAAGCCATCTGGGCCTTGTTACTAGGAATTATTCCTAATGTCCCGGGTTTTTTACTAACCATTAAAGTAGTAGATACTACCGTATTTCCGGAATGGATTTCGGGGCTATATCATTACGCTTGGTTCGTAGGATTTGGGATAAGTGGAATAGTGTATTGGATTTTAATGAAGAATAAAGAATAA
- a CDS encoding aminotransferase class III-fold pyridoxal phosphate-dependent enzyme yields the protein MITKEQTLTKEQIINDSKEFSLFSWSAQASVNPIAIERAEGVYLYDYDGNRIIDFSSGLMSVNIGHGDQRVTDAVVEQMQKVSFVTPSCTTEIRAKLSRKLAEICPGNLNKAFYTLCGTSSIDNAIKLARLYTGRHKIIGRYRAFHGGSIGGMTVGGDPRKLANDSQQMPNAVHLDDPYYFFGMKDLDDATKLALSLEYVERVIHLEGKTNIAAFIFEGESGSSGCLHYPKGYLKGVKALCEKYGILFVADEVMSGFGRTGKWFGFENHDIVPDMVCMAKGLTASYLPLGCLMVSDTIAAKFENTPMMIGLTYNGHPVALAAALAVINIYESDRLIENTRKMGSYLESRIEAMRAKHPSMGTFRNTGLLGCLDVLKNKDTGELISPYNGAGDDLKVTNAIAGKIRELGMYTFVRWGYIFIAPPLCVTEAQIDEGLAIISETLKISDAALV from the coding sequence ATGATTACAAAAGAACAAACCCTGACCAAAGAACAAATTATAAACGACAGCAAAGAATTCAGTTTATTCTCGTGGTCAGCCCAAGCAAGTGTGAATCCTATTGCGATAGAGAGAGCGGAGGGGGTATACTTATACGATTACGACGGCAACCGAATTATTGATTTTTCCTCGGGCTTGATGTCCGTAAATATTGGCCACGGCGACCAAAGAGTTACTGATGCCGTAGTAGAACAAATGCAAAAAGTAAGTTTTGTAACCCCGAGTTGCACGACTGAAATCAGAGCCAAATTATCTAGAAAGTTGGCTGAAATCTGTCCGGGTAATTTAAACAAAGCATTCTACACCTTATGTGGGACTTCGTCTATTGACAATGCTATTAAATTGGCTAGGTTGTATACCGGTAGACATAAAATTATAGGAAGATATAGAGCTTTTCATGGTGGTTCCATAGGAGGGATGACCGTTGGAGGCGATCCAAGAAAACTGGCAAACGATTCCCAACAAATGCCGAATGCCGTGCATTTGGATGATCCTTATTACTTTTTCGGGATGAAAGATTTAGATGATGCTACTAAGTTAGCTTTAAGCTTGGAGTATGTAGAAAGAGTTATTCATTTGGAAGGGAAAACCAATATTGCCGCTTTTATTTTTGAAGGCGAAAGCGGTTCTTCGGGCTGTTTGCATTACCCAAAAGGCTACTTAAAAGGCGTGAAAGCGCTATGTGAAAAATACGGCATTTTATTCGTTGCCGATGAGGTAATGAGTGGATTTGGTCGTACCGGGAAGTGGTTCGGTTTTGAAAACCATGACATCGTTCCTGATATGGTTTGTATGGCCAAAGGATTGACGGCATCTTATCTACCGTTAGGCTGTTTGATGGTTTCCGATACCATAGCTGCCAAATTTGAAAACACACCAATGATGATTGGTTTGACCTATAACGGTCATCCTGTAGCTTTGGCAGCAGCTTTAGCGGTTATCAATATTTACGAAAGCGACAGACTCATAGAAAACACTCGTAAAATGGGATCTTATTTAGAGTCTCGTATCGAGGCCATGAGAGCTAAACATCCTAGTATGGGAACATTCAGAAACACAGGATTGTTAGGTTGTTTAGATGTTTTAAAAAATAAAGATACCGGTGAATTGATATCGCCTTACAATGGTGCTGGCGATGACTTAAAAGTGACTAATGCCATTGCAGGCAAAATCCGTGAATTGGGAATGTACACTTTTGTACGTTGGGGGTATATTTTTATAGCACCGCCTTTATGTGTTACGGAAGCACAAATAGATGAAGGATTAGCCATTATTAGCGAAACCTTGAAAATTTCAGATGCTGCTTTAGTTTAA
- a CDS encoding FAD-dependent oxidoreductase: MNYITSIGGIDIKYNHEFGKDITLEQLQQSYDAVYMAFGVGLARQLDIEGEHLEGVEDAIKFIYELRNNEYSKIAVGDKVAVIGMGMTAIDAATQAKRLGASDVTLVYRRTQAEMPCTEKELDIAKLDGCKVIWLASPKEIKGENGKVSQLICDVMKLGEPDASGRRSPIVSGETFTLDVDMVIKAAGQMPFQTLVNDNNIDNNNGKIAVSGKSATKLAKVFAGGDCVNGGREVVDAVQAGKDGAAAILKYIISPDYIIESELKPTFNN, translated from the coding sequence GTGAATTATATTACTTCCATTGGAGGTATCGATATCAAATACAATCACGAATTTGGAAAAGATATCACTTTAGAACAATTACAACAAAGCTACGATGCGGTTTATATGGCTTTCGGAGTGGGATTAGCCCGTCAATTAGATATTGAAGGCGAACATTTGGAAGGGGTAGAAGACGCTATCAAATTCATTTATGAGTTACGAAATAATGAGTATTCCAAAATAGCTGTAGGCGATAAAGTTGCTGTAATCGGGATGGGAATGACCGCCATTGATGCTGCAACCCAAGCTAAAAGATTAGGAGCTTCTGATGTAACGTTAGTTTACAGAAGAACTCAAGCTGAAATGCCTTGTACCGAAAAAGAATTGGATATTGCTAAACTCGACGGCTGTAAAGTTATTTGGTTAGCGTCGCCCAAAGAGATTAAAGGTGAAAACGGCAAAGTATCTCAATTGATTTGTGATGTAATGAAATTAGGGGAGCCCGATGCCAGCGGCAGAAGAAGTCCTATAGTTTCAGGAGAAACGTTTACATTAGATGTGGATATGGTCATCAAAGCGGCCGGGCAAATGCCTTTCCAAACTTTGGTTAATGACAATAATATCGACAACAATAACGGAAAAATTGCAGTAAGCGGAAAATCGGCAACCAAATTAGCTAAAGTTTTTGCCGGAGGCGATTGTGTCAACGGAGGAAGAGAAGTAGTTGATGCGGTGCAAGCCGGAAAAGACGGAGCCGCCGCCATTTTAAAATACATCATTAGCCCGGATTATATTATCGAATCCGAATTAAAACCAACCTTCAATAATTAA
- the hydA gene encoding dihydropyrimidinase — translation MSILLKNGRIITATDDYVADIYIEGETISAIGKNLNVQADEVIDASGKLVMPGGIDPHVHLDMPFMGTYSSDNYETGTRAALYGGTTTVIDFILQTQGKSLQSALQEWKGRSDNNAVGDYSFHMAVTDFNEETKKEIQHFIEVEGITSFKTFMAYKGALMIDDRQMVGLMQEVKKHGGLINVHATNGDMIDFLIAKHKSEGKTAPLYHYLSQPEVTEAEASSRFADMADYTGCPGYIVHLTCEGALNAVRFATRRNQHVFVETCIQYLVLDASLYEQNFEGAKWVMSPPLREKKDQETLWAGLNQGLVNVVATDHCPFMWEQKLMGKDDFSKIPNGHPAIENRMELLFSEGVNKGKITLNKYVEVASTNAAKIFGMFPKKGTIAIGSDADIVLFDANEKHTLSAKTHHMNVDYSGYEGWELTGKVKTVLLRGKVVIDNNECKVQKGYGQFVKRNKVDGKI, via the coding sequence ATGAGTATTTTACTTAAAAACGGAAGAATTATAACTGCTACCGATGATTATGTAGCGGATATTTATATAGAAGGCGAGACGATTTCAGCCATCGGCAAAAACTTGAATGTGCAGGCCGATGAAGTCATTGATGCCTCAGGAAAGTTAGTCATGCCCGGCGGTATTGACCCACACGTGCATTTAGATATGCCGTTTATGGGAACTTACAGTAGCGATAACTACGAAACAGGAACCCGTGCCGCTTTATATGGTGGAACTACAACGGTAATCGATTTCATTCTTCAAACCCAAGGGAAAAGTCTGCAATCCGCCCTACAAGAATGGAAAGGGAGAAGTGATAACAATGCGGTAGGCGATTACAGTTTCCATATGGCGGTAACCGATTTTAACGAGGAAACTAAAAAGGAAATACAGCATTTTATAGAGGTCGAAGGTATCACTTCTTTCAAAACGTTTATGGCTTACAAAGGCGCTTTAATGATAGACGACCGACAAATGGTTGGTTTGATGCAGGAAGTGAAAAAGCATGGAGGCTTAATTAATGTGCATGCTACCAATGGAGACATGATTGATTTCTTAATTGCCAAACATAAATCAGAAGGAAAAACCGCACCGTTGTACCATTATTTATCACAACCGGAAGTTACTGAAGCAGAGGCCAGCAGTCGTTTTGCCGACATGGCCGACTATACGGGATGCCCGGGCTATATAGTGCACCTGACTTGTGAAGGTGCCTTAAATGCGGTTCGTTTCGCTACTCGTAGAAACCAACATGTATTTGTAGAAACCTGTATACAGTATTTGGTTTTGGATGCCAGTTTGTATGAACAAAACTTTGAAGGAGCCAAATGGGTGATGAGCCCACCCTTGCGTGAAAAGAAAGATCAAGAAACACTTTGGGCCGGATTGAATCAAGGACTCGTTAACGTAGTGGCTACTGACCACTGTCCGTTTATGTGGGAACAAAAACTGATGGGCAAAGATGACTTTTCTAAAATACCAAATGGTCACCCGGCAATCGAAAACCGAATGGAATTGCTTTTCAGTGAAGGGGTCAACAAAGGTAAAATCACTTTGAATAAATATGTAGAAGTAGCCAGTACTAATGCGGCTAAAATTTTTGGAATGTTTCCGAAAAAGGGAACCATTGCGATTGGTAGTGATGCTGACATTGTATTATTTGATGCCAATGAAAAACACACGCTGTCTGCCAAAACCCATCACATGAATGTAGATTACAGCGGATATGAAGGCTGGGAACTTACCGGGAAAGTAAAAACGGTTTTACTGAGAGGGAAAGTAGTTATTGACAATAATGAATGTAAAGTGCAAAAGGGCTACGGCCAATTTGTAAAACGAAATAAAGTAGACGGAAAAATATAA
- the preA gene encoding NAD-dependent dihydropyrimidine dehydrogenase subunit PreA — translation MADISTDFLGIKSPNPFWLASAPPTDKKINVVRAFEAGWGGVVWKTLGSQVKNVSSRYSSVEYGRKRIMGFNNIELISDRPLDINLKEITEVVKMFPDRAMIVSLMADNDRKSWHELIMKCEDAGAMGFELNFGCPHGMTERGMGAAVGQDPEIAKMVVEWVMEKATIPVITKLTPNVHSVVPTGRAAVEGGTNALSLINTIQSVTGIDLDTLVPNPYVAGKSVFGGYCGPAVKPIALKMLTTIAQDPLASKVPISGIGGVSTWKDAVEFMLLGATSVQVCTAAMTHGFRIVEDMCEGLSNWMDEKGYQKTTDFIGKSVEKITHWEDLDINYHHIANIDQEKCIHCGLCYIACEDTSHQSINIERGVPYNNYTIKEEECVGCNLCKLVCPVDNCITMEVHRVAPEYINWKDWQREGRPLNDH, via the coding sequence ATGGCAGATATATCAACCGATTTTTTAGGCATAAAATCACCAAACCCATTTTGGCTGGCCAGTGCGCCACCAACCGATAAAAAAATAAACGTTGTCCGCGCTTTTGAAGCAGGCTGGGGTGGCGTAGTTTGGAAAACCTTAGGTTCCCAAGTAAAAAATGTTTCCTCCCGATACTCTTCTGTAGAATACGGAAGAAAACGTATTATGGGATTCAATAATATTGAATTAATCAGCGACCGTCCTTTGGATATCAATTTAAAGGAAATTACGGAAGTGGTGAAAATGTTCCCAGACCGAGCCATGATTGTTTCGCTGATGGCGGATAACGATCGTAAATCGTGGCACGAACTCATTATGAAATGTGAAGACGCGGGTGCCATGGGGTTTGAATTAAATTTTGGTTGCCCACACGGAATGACCGAAAGAGGGATGGGAGCTGCCGTTGGTCAAGACCCGGAAATTGCCAAAATGGTAGTGGAATGGGTAATGGAAAAAGCAACCATTCCCGTAATTACAAAACTTACACCCAATGTGCATTCTGTTGTACCAACCGGAAGAGCGGCTGTAGAAGGCGGAACCAATGCCTTGAGTTTAATTAACACCATTCAAAGTGTAACCGGTATCGATTTAGATACTTTAGTGCCTAATCCTTATGTGGCAGGAAAGAGTGTCTTTGGAGGTTATTGTGGTCCGGCAGTGAAACCCATTGCGTTAAAAATGTTGACGACAATTGCACAAGATCCATTGGCTTCCAAGGTGCCGATTTCAGGAATCGGTGGAGTAAGCACATGGAAAGACGCCGTTGAATTCATGCTTTTGGGAGCCACTTCCGTTCAGGTTTGTACGGCTGCTATGACACACGGTTTCCGTATAGTAGAAGATATGTGTGAAGGATTAAGCAACTGGATGGATGAAAAAGGCTATCAAAAGACTACCGATTTCATTGGTAAATCCGTAGAAAAAATCACCCATTGGGAAGATTTAGATATCAATTACCACCATATTGCCAACATTGATCAGGAAAAATGCATCCATTGCGGCTTATGTTATATTGCGTGTGAAGATACTTCGCATCAATCTATCAATATCGAAAGGGGTGTTCCTTATAATAATTACACCATCAAAGAAGAGGAATGTGTGGGTTGTAATTTATGTAAATTAGTTTGTCCGGTGGATAATTGTATTACCATGGAAGTACATCGTGTAGCTCCGGAATACATCAACTGGAAAGACTGGCAAAGAGAGGGAAGACCATTAAATGACCACTAA